Proteins from a single region of Croceicoccus marinus:
- a CDS encoding IS5 family transposase has protein sequence MWTDTTRALYARAELALPSDLTDAEWAVLEPFFPPPSHVGRPRKWPLRRIVEAILYLLRGGLPWRMLPPCFPPVSTVRRWFYLWRDNRLWLSLNHVLLLIGREAVGREASPSAGVIDSQSVKTTESGGPRGYDAGKKIKGRKRHILTDTDGNLVHAVIHTADIQDRDGAPLVLAEIIHRFPWLRHVFADGGYAGDKLRQALRRVGKWTIEIVKRSDKAKGFVVLPRRWAVERTLAWLNRNRRLAKDFEQTIASATAWLFIASIQLLTRRITRL, from the coding sequence ATGTGGACCGACACCACTCGCGCACTGTATGCCCGCGCGGAACTGGCATTGCCAAGTGATTTGACCGATGCCGAATGGGCGGTGCTGGAGCCGTTCTTCCCGCCACCTTCTCATGTTGGCCGCCCTCGCAAGTGGCCGCTGCGGCGGATTGTCGAAGCGATCCTGTATCTGCTGCGGGGCGGACTGCCATGGCGGATGCTACCGCCCTGCTTTCCGCCAGTCTCGACGGTGCGGCGCTGGTTCTACCTGTGGCGTGATAACAGGCTGTGGCTGTCGCTCAATCATGTCCTGTTGCTGATCGGGCGCGAAGCTGTAGGCCGCGAGGCGTCGCCAAGCGCCGGAGTGATCGACAGCCAGAGCGTCAAAACCACGGAAAGTGGCGGCCCACGGGGCTATGACGCAGGCAAGAAGATCAAGGGACGCAAGCGCCACATCCTCACCGACACCGATGGAAATCTCGTTCATGCGGTAATCCACACCGCCGACATCCAGGATCGTGATGGCGCACCGCTGGTGCTCGCCGAAATCATCCATCGCTTCCCGTGGCTACGGCATGTCTTCGCCGATGGCGGATATGCTGGCGACAAGCTCCGTCAGGCGTTGCGCAGGGTTGGTAAGTGGACCATCGAAATCGTCAAACGGTCCGACAAAGCAAAGGGCTTTGTGGTTCTCCCACGCCGCTGGGCTGTCGAGCGCACTTTGGCATGGCTCAACCGAAACCGGCGTCTCGCAAAGGACTTCGAGCAGACCATCGCCTCGGCAACCGCGTGGCTGTTCATCGCATCGATCCAGCTCCTCACGCGCCGCATCACAAGGCTATGA
- a CDS encoding PKD domain-containing protein → MNRNSILQIGPDLVEVSTYIPQDSYFGRPYIDRDEIRDAPGVHRNIHGGFENTDTRFNFYFPAIEVYGGRMFQPMEGGHAGHENIFGEGPVAEISGGMAMAFRMGGYMVESNCGHIGDDIDERAGPDPTLYGYRAAIESARLSRHLAKQIYGAEPANGYVYGGSGGGRRSPACIEYGSGVYTGALPYHGGGNIADHGTRSRVRSEQPVHFGLMFNVRRLLGNRLPGVIDAMQPGGSGNPFEGLTVHQREELANLYRLGFPRGAEFMMSQPFGQIWLWTSIADMLLEEDEDYFSGFWSKPGYIGHDEPQWVKPDLIDTEVSVKRVLTARDLKENPEFADAAIQAAAYPAIFIATLNHTLDLPMTLEVDLPAGGYRQGAGVYMQSGAARGRRLYAMAEASDMLFCDGRGEANLERLTGVVPGDRVRIDNRAFLAYCYYYKYHLSEEPICDFLRVDGQPIFPQHDVPLASPLMGVPYSGQFDGKVMWIHATHDTSLWPPQGLSYHRAVEHAQGKAGLRDNFRIRWTENAEHTPPNMVPPQPNRSGANWLVNSQGIIEQSLADLIDWVENGVEPAGTSFAFVDGKIVLPPDAAERGGIQPVVHIASPAGGELKTKVGENVELMASAEAPSGGKIIAVEWDFDGKGVYPLSNDIAAGQSHVEARGQHVFDAPGIYFPSVRVTAHRDGDLGAKQRRLENVASVRVVVS, encoded by the coding sequence ATGAACAGGAATTCGATCTTACAGATAGGCCCGGACCTTGTTGAGGTTTCAACTTATATTCCTCAAGATTCGTACTTTGGCCGTCCCTATATAGACCGCGATGAGATACGTGATGCTCCTGGTGTCCACCGCAACATACATGGCGGGTTTGAAAATACCGATACGCGTTTCAACTTCTACTTTCCTGCCATCGAAGTATATGGCGGTAGAATGTTCCAGCCGATGGAAGGTGGCCATGCCGGGCATGAGAATATTTTCGGCGAAGGCCCAGTCGCGGAGATTTCCGGCGGCATGGCGATGGCCTTTCGAATGGGCGGATACATGGTGGAGTCGAATTGTGGCCACATCGGCGACGATATCGACGAAAGGGCTGGGCCCGATCCCACGCTTTATGGCTATCGGGCGGCGATCGAATCCGCGCGCCTGTCGCGCCATCTCGCAAAGCAGATATATGGTGCCGAACCGGCGAATGGGTATGTCTATGGCGGAAGCGGCGGGGGCAGGCGCTCGCCCGCCTGCATCGAATATGGCTCCGGGGTCTACACAGGCGCCCTTCCTTATCACGGTGGGGGCAACATCGCGGACCATGGGACACGGTCGCGTGTGCGTAGTGAACAGCCGGTGCATTTCGGCCTGATGTTCAACGTCCGGCGGCTTCTGGGTAACAGGCTGCCCGGGGTGATCGATGCAATGCAACCCGGCGGCAGCGGCAATCCTTTCGAAGGATTGACCGTGCACCAACGCGAGGAACTGGCTAATCTATACCGGCTGGGTTTTCCGCGCGGCGCCGAATTCATGATGAGCCAGCCTTTTGGCCAGATATGGCTGTGGACGTCTATCGCGGACATGCTGCTGGAGGAGGACGAAGATTATTTCTCCGGTTTCTGGAGCAAGCCGGGTTATATTGGCCACGACGAACCGCAATGGGTTAAACCCGACCTGATCGACACCGAAGTTTCCGTCAAACGTGTGCTGACCGCGCGTGATTTGAAAGAGAACCCGGAATTCGCCGACGCGGCGATACAGGCTGCCGCCTATCCCGCGATATTTATTGCAACGCTGAACCACACGCTCGATCTGCCGATGACCCTTGAAGTGGACTTACCCGCAGGGGGGTATCGGCAGGGCGCGGGCGTATACATGCAAAGCGGCGCAGCGAGGGGGCGCCGCCTCTACGCCATGGCCGAGGCAAGCGACATGCTGTTTTGCGATGGCCGGGGCGAGGCCAATCTGGAGCGGCTGACAGGAGTCGTGCCTGGCGACCGGGTCCGCATCGATAATCGCGCGTTCCTCGCCTATTGCTATTATTACAAATATCATCTGTCTGAGGAGCCAATCTGCGATTTCCTTCGCGTGGACGGACAGCCGATTTTTCCGCAACATGACGTGCCGCTTGCCTCGCCCTTGATGGGCGTGCCCTATTCGGGCCAGTTCGATGGGAAGGTGATGTGGATCCATGCGACGCATGACACATCACTATGGCCGCCCCAGGGCTTGAGCTATCATCGAGCGGTCGAACACGCGCAGGGTAAAGCAGGATTGCGGGACAATTTCCGCATACGCTGGACCGAAAATGCTGAGCACACCCCGCCCAACATGGTGCCGCCGCAACCCAACCGCTCGGGCGCCAATTGGCTGGTCAATTCTCAAGGGATAATAGAGCAGAGCCTTGCGGACCTGATCGACTGGGTTGAGAATGGGGTGGAACCGGCAGGAACCTCGTTTGCGTTTGTCGATGGCAAAATCGTCCTGCCGCCCGATGCCGCGGAGCGCGGAGGCATCCAACCCGTGGTCCACATCGCATCACCCGCTGGAGGAGAGCTAAAAACGAAGGTGGGCGAAAACGTCGAACTTATGGCCAGCGCGGAAGCGCCGTCGGGGGGCAAGATTATCGCCGTCGAATGGGACTTCGACGGCAAGGGGGTCTATCCTTTGTCCAACGACATCGCCGCCGGGCAGTCACATGTGGAGGCAAGGGGCCAGCATGTTTTCGATGCACCGGGAATTTATTTCCCGTCGGTTAGGGTTACGGCCCATCGCGACGGCGACTTGGGGGCTAAGCAGCGCAGGCTTGAAAATGTGGCATCGGTACGCGTCGTAGTAAGCTGA
- a CDS encoding TonB-dependent receptor produces the protein MGKRQANQLIPLNLISDQALSPPGAIGAGYTRVDLRLDWKRVAGSQFSAALFMRNAFDEEYIVGSNNQLPTQFASVSYLYGEPRTFGGEIRFDF, from the coding sequence TTGGGTAAGCGTCAAGCTAACCAGCTGATACCACTCAACTTAATTTCGGATCAGGCTCTAAGCCCTCCGGGTGCAATCGGCGCTGGCTACACCCGGGTGGATTTGCGCCTTGATTGGAAACGGGTCGCCGGCAGCCAGTTCAGCGCGGCGCTGTTCATGCGAAATGCTTTTGACGAGGAATATATCGTCGGCAGCAATAACCAGCTCCCGACGCAGTTCGCTTCCGTTTCCTATCTCTATGGCGAACCTCGAACATTTGGCGGCGAAATCAGGTTCGACTTCTGA